From the Luteolibacter arcticus genome, one window contains:
- a CDS encoding tetratricopeptide repeat protein, with protein sequence MKPSLILAALLFPFSLSAHPDPSHSLEQLEEHLAETPDDPELLRRKADLFLSTGHPDLARPVVDRLLVLDSREPENLLLDARVCRAKKDTATRTKAADLVKAHPKFAPGWLFLAQIEDDKGDRQEAISAMRQALDLSAKPSATDVLTCAAWLEKRGDKPEAIAVIDQGLAKLGVLSGLHQKAIELELTLRHYDSALRRVDALTGRFRPSVALSLQRADILESAGRFKDAAASCDSALALLDVMPASRKAGMAWKEQREMVSQRKAKNLVRAEETN encoded by the coding sequence ATGAAGCCATCCCTCATTCTAGCAGCGTTGCTGTTCCCCTTTAGCCTGTCGGCACATCCCGATCCGAGCCATTCGCTGGAGCAACTGGAGGAACACCTAGCCGAGACGCCGGACGATCCGGAGCTATTGCGCCGGAAGGCCGACCTGTTCCTCTCGACGGGCCATCCCGATCTGGCCCGGCCAGTGGTGGATCGCCTACTTGTGCTCGATTCCCGAGAGCCGGAAAATCTTCTGCTCGATGCCCGGGTTTGCCGCGCCAAGAAAGACACCGCGACGCGGACCAAGGCCGCGGACCTCGTGAAGGCCCATCCGAAGTTCGCGCCGGGATGGCTCTTCCTCGCCCAGATCGAAGATGATAAGGGCGACCGCCAGGAGGCCATTTCCGCCATGCGGCAGGCGCTCGACCTTTCCGCCAAACCCTCAGCCACCGACGTGCTGACCTGCGCCGCGTGGTTGGAGAAGCGCGGCGACAAGCCGGAGGCCATCGCCGTGATCGACCAAGGGCTTGCCAAGCTCGGCGTGCTCAGCGGCCTCCATCAGAAAGCGATCGAGCTGGAGCTGACCCTCCGGCACTATGACTCGGCGCTACGCCGCGTCGATGCGCTGACGGGTCGCTTCCGTCCATCGGTCGCACTGTCGCTCCAACGCGCGGACATCCTCGAGAGCGCCGGACGCTTCAAGGACGCCGCCGCGTCTTGCGACTCCGCCCTAGCCTTGCTCGATGTCATGCCCGCCTCTCGCAAGGCGGGCATGGCGTGGAAAGAGCAGCGCGAGATGGTGAGCCAGCGCAAGGCGAAGAACCTCGTGCGGGCTGAGGAGACTAACTGA